The nucleotide window CTTCTTTAAACAGCGCCGTACCAATATCCTGATGACACGTGCATTTGTTCCAACTACAATGGGGTTGTCGGCGCCGATACGGGCGAATGTAGGGGAAGCTTCTTCGCAGGGTATTGATGCGGCTTTAACTGTAAGCAAAACTTTCGACAATGGTTTGTTTCTGTCTGCAATGGGGAACTTTACCTACGCTACTAACAAATACCTGGTAAACGAAGAACCTGAGTATCAAAATGAGCCCTGGCGTTCGCGCGTGGGCCAGAATATTAACCAGACGTATGGGTACATTGCAGAGCGGCTTTTTGTCGATGACGAAGAAGCACTGAACTCTCCGTCCCAGAATTTCGGGCGGCCTGTATTGGGAGGAGATATCAAATTCCTGGATGTCAATGGCGATGGCCGGATCACATCAGCGGACCAGGTGCCGATAGGGTATCCCACGGTGCCGGAAATTACTTATGGCTTTGGCCCGTCTGCCTCGTATAAAGGATTCGATTTATCCTTGTTCTTCCAGGGGCTGGCAAACGAATCTTTCTGGCTGAATTATGTAACTCCAAGGTCCGACAGACCCTATTGGGGGCTTAACCCCTTTGTTGGCGACCGTCAGGTGTTAAAGGTAATTGCCGATGACTATTGGAGCGAGCAGAATCAAAACATTTACGCGCTTTGGCCTCGTCTCAGCAACTTTGATCATCCGAATAATGCCCAAACCAGCACCTGGTTTATGAGAAACGGCGCTTTCCTTCGCCTTAAAACGGTTGAGTTGGGTTATACGCTTCCCCAGCGGTTAACCAATAAAATACGCTCCTCGGCCATCAGGATCTACTTCAGCGGCAATAACCTGCTTACGTTTAGCAAATTCAAACTCTGGGATCCGGAGATGGCGGGCAGTGGTTTGGCCTACCCGGTACAGAAAGTATATAACCTGGGTTTGCATTTTAATTTTAATTAACCGATCAATCTAAACGAAACGGTATATGATCAACTTGTCTTATATCAAAGGAAATAAATTACGCAAAGTTTTATCAGAAGAAAACTTTAAAGCCAAAAATATGCGAATCAAAATAGTGATGCTCAGCGCTTTTATACTGCTCGTCGCATGTATGTCTTCCTGTAAGAAATACCTGGACATTGTCCCCGACAATGTAGCTACGCTGGAAAACGCGTTTGCTATGCGCGGCGAAGCCGAAAAATACCTTTTTACCTGCTACTCTTATATGCCCAGAGACGGAGAAATTAATGGCACCCCGGCTTTATTTGGAGGCGATGAAGTATGGGAACTTCCGGATATCAGTGAAACCAGCGCATATAGGCGCCTTGCTGAGGGCAACCAAAACGTAATTGATCCTATTGGTAATGTTTACTGGACGGAGATGTACCGGGCAATTCGCGATTGTAATATTTTCCTGGACAATATCGGGCCCGTTCCGGACATGGAAATGCAGGAAAAGCGGCAATGGATTGCCGAAGTAAAAACACTGAAAGCTTACTATCACTTCCTGCTGGTGCGTATGTATGGTCCGATACCGGTTATAAGAGTCAATTTACCGGTTTCTGCCGGTGTTAAGGAAGTAAAGGTTTTTCGCGAACCGGTGGACTCCTGCTTCGGGTATATCGCGCAGCTGCTGGATGAGGCTAAAGACGACCTGCCCGAAACGATTATAGACCCGCAATACTACGGGAAGATCAACAAACCGATAGCCTATAGTTTGAAGGCCAAAGTGTTGACTTTTGCCGCCAGTCCGCTGTTTAATGGCAATGCAGAGCAGTCCGGTTTGAAGAATTCAGATGGTACGCCATTATTCAATTCCGAGTATTCGGAAGCTAAATGGCAAAGAGCGGCTGGCGCCTGCCGGGAGGCGATTGCAGTATGTGAAAAAGCAGGTATCAAGATTTATGAGCATCCTAATGTAAAAGCTGCTTTTTTAATAAGTGATACTACGCAAACCGAGTTAAGCCTGAGAATGGCTTTTTCTGAAAAATGGAACTCAGAAATTATATGGGCCAATACGCAAAGCTGGGTGGGCAGGATACAGGTAATAGGTGCTCCCGATTGGGCGCCCAGCACACAGGCAAGGGTATGGATGGATAACCGTTACAACGCCCCTTTAAAAGTGGCTGAGCAATTTTACACCAATAATGGCCTGCCTATTAACGAAGACAAAACCTGGAATTATGGGGAGCGATATACTACCCGGCTGGCACCGGCAGGCCATCGCCTTTATATCAGAAACGGATTTCCTACTGCCTCGCTGAATATGAACCGTGAACCGCGTTTTTATGCCAACCTGGGTTTTGATGGTGGTATATGGTATGGACAGGGTAAGTTTAATGATAAGCTGGAATCCGATCTTTATTGGCTTCAATTTAAATTGGGCGATCCGATTGGAAAAAGCTCTGCCTTCAATGGTCCCGTTACGGGCTATCCCATAAAAAAATGGATACATCCCGATAATGTAAGAAGTCCTTCCAGTTACACGACTATTCCGTATCCATGGCCAATCATGCGTTTGGCAGATCTGTATCTTTTATACAGCGAGTGTCTGAATGAAGCAAAAGGCCCGGATGCTGAAGTATTTTCATATCTCGATAAAGTGAGGGAACGCGCGGGCATACCGGCAGTGCAACGGGCATGGACAGATTTTTCCACCAACCCGGCCAAAATTACTACTAAAAATGGCCTGCGGGAGATTATTCAACGCGAACGGTTGAATGAGCTGGCCTTTGAACAACAAAGATTCTGGGATATACGCCGTTGGAAACTGGCCATTACTGAAATGAATAAAGCCATCACAGGCTGGAATATTTATGGATCAACTACTGAAACTTATTACAGGCCAACCAATATTTTTCAGCAGCGTTTTGGGATAAAAGATTATTTCTGGCCTATCGCAGAAAGCAATCTCAATGTAAATACCAACCTGGTACAGAATCTTGGATGGTAGTGTACCTTTTGGGGCAGTATAAAGTAACAAGGTTTGCTTATATAAATTGTAAAAAACTCGTCTATATGATGAAAAGAAAATATCAGTTATTAATTGGAGTACTTCTTTTACTGGTTGCCTTTAGCTGCAACCGGAACGAAGAATACATTGATTATACAGATGCTAATGCACCTGCCCCGGCGCAGGTAAGTAATGTAACAGTAATACCTAAAAGTGGCGGTGCACACCTGGTATATAAAGTTCCGAAAGATCCCAATCTGAGATATGTTAAGGCCGTTTGGGAAACGGCTGCGGGTTCGAAGTGGGAAGTGAAGGCCTCCTATTATACCGACACCCTCAAAGTGGAAGGTTTTGGTGATACCAACGAGTATGATGTGAAATTATACAGCGTAGGAAAGAACGAAAAAGAATCGGAGCCGTTAGTAGTTAAGATCAAACCGCTGCAGCCCGTTATTCAATCAGCTTATGAAAGCCTGCAGGTAGCGGGCACTTTTGGAGGGATCAATGTAAAACTGCAAAATCCCGAGCGTGCCAGCCTCGCCGTAGTTATTATGCAGGATACGCTTAATAACGGCAATTATGCAGAACTGACTACTTACTACACCGCCGCTGATAATGTTAATTTTTCAATCAGGGGTATGGATACAACCGAAAAAAAGATTGCGGTACTGTTAAGAGATCGCTGGAATAATAAAACCATTCAGAAAAAGGCTGATATAAAGCCCTGGTTTGAAAAACTCATTGACAAAGTGAGCTGGCAGGCATTAGAGCTACCGGGAGATAATTATGAGTTTGTAGAAAACTATCCTTTGCGTAAAATTTTTGACGGTGGTTTTGGTTACTGTTGTCTTTTTGCCACCAGGACCTACCAACTACCGCAAACCTTCACGATAGACCTTGGCAAACCTGTGGCTATCAGCCGTATGAGAATGTGGCCGCATCTGGATGCTGCCTACGGCGGATCCCACCCAAAAGATTTCGAAATCTGGGGTTCTAACTCGGTTAATCCCGATGGCGATTATGTGGATCTGGCAAACAAGATCTATCGTGACAACTGGCAAAAAATAGGCACTTTCAAGTCTTTTAAGCCATCAGGAGAGGGACCGGTGACAGCCGAAGACCGCGATTATGCATTGAACAGGGGAGAAGAATTTGAGTTTGAAGCCGGTATTCCTACCGTACGGTATATTCGTTTCAAAACTTTAAATACCTGGGGTATTTCCAGCGGGCAAACGCAGATCGTTATACAGGAGCTTACCTTATGGGGGCAGGAAGGGCAATAAATTATTATTAAAAAGACTTACTTGAAATAAACGGATTGAAACTTCAGGGTATGAATGTTCAAACAATACAGAGAAGTTAAATCCTAATGAAAGAACCGATCATAGAAATATAAATCATTTACGAATGAAGACAAGTATATACTATTTTATCATCGCACTGGTAGTGATAGCTGGTTGCAAAAAAATGGATGATACCTACAGGCAGTATGTGGTTCCGGACGGAGTGACTTATGTAGAGCGTGCTAAAAATGTGAAAACATACACAGGGCTTACCCGTGTGAAATTTGTATGGTCAGCTCCGGTTGATCCCAACGTTAATAAAGCACGCATTTACTGGAATAATTATGCAGATTCTGTAGAGTTGAATATTCCTGCGAATATTGACTCCGTGTCCTATTTTTTAAGTATACCCGAAGGCACTTATTCTTTCATTATACGAACTTTTGACGACCAGGGTCACCAGTCGGTTCCCGTAGAAGTACAGGGAAGATCAGTAGGCCAGACTTTCCAGTCGAACATGTTTAACCGCCCGCTGATCAATAGTTTTATT belongs to Niabella yanshanensis and includes:
- a CDS encoding RagB/SusD family nutrient uptake outer membrane protein; translated protein: MRIKIVMLSAFILLVACMSSCKKYLDIVPDNVATLENAFAMRGEAEKYLFTCYSYMPRDGEINGTPALFGGDEVWELPDISETSAYRRLAEGNQNVIDPIGNVYWTEMYRAIRDCNIFLDNIGPVPDMEMQEKRQWIAEVKTLKAYYHFLLVRMYGPIPVIRVNLPVSAGVKEVKVFREPVDSCFGYIAQLLDEAKDDLPETIIDPQYYGKINKPIAYSLKAKVLTFAASPLFNGNAEQSGLKNSDGTPLFNSEYSEAKWQRAAGACREAIAVCEKAGIKIYEHPNVKAAFLISDTTQTELSLRMAFSEKWNSEIIWANTQSWVGRIQVIGAPDWAPSTQARVWMDNRYNAPLKVAEQFYTNNGLPINEDKTWNYGERYTTRLAPAGHRLYIRNGFPTASLNMNREPRFYANLGFDGGIWYGQGKFNDKLESDLYWLQFKLGDPIGKSSAFNGPVTGYPIKKWIHPDNVRSPSSYTTIPYPWPIMRLADLYLLYSECLNEAKGPDAEVFSYLDKVRERAGIPAVQRAWTDFSTNPAKITTKNGLREIIQRERLNELAFEQQRFWDIRRWKLAITEMNKAITGWNIYGSTTETYYRPTNIFQQRFGIKDYFWPIAESNLNVNTNLVQNLGW
- a CDS encoding DUF4959 domain-containing protein, which translates into the protein MMKRKYQLLIGVLLLLVAFSCNRNEEYIDYTDANAPAPAQVSNVTVIPKSGGAHLVYKVPKDPNLRYVKAVWETAAGSKWEVKASYYTDTLKVEGFGDTNEYDVKLYSVGKNEKESEPLVVKIKPLQPVIQSAYESLQVAGTFGGINVKLQNPERASLAVVIMQDTLNNGNYAELTTYYTAADNVNFSIRGMDTTEKKIAVLLRDRWNNKTIQKKADIKPWFEKLIDKVSWQALELPGDNYEFVENYPLRKIFDGGFGYCCLFATRTYQLPQTFTIDLGKPVAISRMRMWPHLDAAYGGSHPKDFEIWGSNSVNPDGDYVDLANKIYRDNWQKIGTFKSFKPSGEGPVTAEDRDYALNRGEEFEFEAGIPTVRYIRFKTLNTWGISSGQTQIVIQELTLWGQEGQ